In Macaca fascicularis isolate 582-1 chromosome 15, T2T-MFA8v1.1, one genomic interval encodes:
- the CDK20 gene encoding cyclin-dependent kinase 20 isoform X1 translates to MDQYCILGRIGEGAHGIVFKAKHVETGEIVALKKVALRRLEDGIPNQALREIKALQEMEDNQYVVQLKAVFPHGAGFVLAFEFMLSDLAEVVRHAQRPLAQAQVKSYLQMLLKGVAFCHANNIVHRDLKPANLLISASGQLKIADFGLARVFSPDSSRLYTHQVATRWYRAPELLYGARQYDQGVDLWAVGCIMGELLNGSPLFPGENDIEQLCYVLRILGTPNPQVWPELTELPDYNKISFKEQAPVPLEEVLPDASPQALDLLGQFLLYPPRQRIAASKALLHQYFFTAPLPAHPSELPIPQRLGGPAPKAHPGPPHIHDFHVDRPLEESLLNPELIRPFIPEGFYVIPFSASPSLK, encoded by the exons ATGGACCAGTACTGCATCCTGGGCCGCATCGGGGAGGGCGCCCACGGCATCGTCTTCAAGGCCAAGCACGTGGAG ACTGGCGAGATAGTTGCCCTCAAGAAGGTGGCCCTAAGGCGGTTGGAGGATGGCATCCCTAACCAGGCCCTGCGGGAGATTAAGGCTCTGCAGGAGATGGAGGACAATCAGTAT GTGGTGCAGCTGAAGGCTGTGTTCCCACACGGAGCAGGCTTTGTGCTGGCCTTTGAGTTCATGCTGTCAGACCTGGCCGAGGTGGTGCGCCATGCCCAGAGGCCACTAGCCCAGGCACAGGTCAAGAGCTACCTGCAGATGCTGCTCAAGGGCGTCGCCTTCTGCCATGCCAACAACATTGTGCATCGG GACCTGAAACCTGCCAACCTGCTCATCAGCGCCTCAGGCCAGCTCAAGATAGCGGACTTTGGCCTGGCCCGAGTCTTTTCCCCAGACAGCAGCCGCCTCTACACACACCAGGTGGCCACCAG GTGGTACCGAGCCCCTGAGCTCCTGTATGGTGCCCGCCAGTATGACCAGGGCGTCGATCTGTG GGCCGTCGGCTGCATCATGGGGGAGCTGTTGAATGGGTCCCCCCTTTTCCCGGGCGAGAACGACATTGAACAGCTTTGCTATGTGCTTCGCATCTTGGGCACACCAAACCCTCAAGTCTGGCCG GAGCTCACTGAGCTGCCAGACTACAACAAGATCTCCTTTAAGGAGCAGGCGCCCGTGCCCCTGGAGGAGGTACTGCCCGACGCCTCTCCCCAGGCATTAGATCTGCTGGGTCAGTTCCTCCTCTACCCTCCTCGCCAGCGCATCGCAGCTTCCAAG GCTCTCCTCCATCAGTACTTCTTCACAGCTCCCCTGCCTGCCCATCCATCTGAGCTGCCGATTCCTCAACGTCTAGGGGGACCTGCCCCCAAGGCCCATCCAGGGCCCCCCCACATCCATGACTTCCACGTGGACCGGCCTCTTGAAGAGTCGCTGTTGAACCCAGAGCTGATCCGGCCTTTCATCCCGGAGGG CTTCTACGTCATTCCTTTCTCTGCCTCACCTTCCTTAAAATGA
- the CDK20 gene encoding cyclin-dependent kinase 20 isoform X3, with protein MDQYCILGRIGEGAHGIVFKAKHVETGEIVALKKVALRRLEDGIPNQALREIKALQEMEDNQYDLKPANLLISASGQLKIADFGLARVFSPDSSRLYTHQVATRWYRAPELLYGARQYDQGVDLWAVGCIMGELLNGSPLFPGENDIEQLCYVLRILGTPNPQVWPELTELPDYNKISFKEQAPVPLEEVLPDASPQALDLLGQFLLYPPRQRIAASKALLHQYFFTAPLPAHPSELPIPQRLGGPAPKAHPGPPHIHDFHVDRPLEESLLNPELIRPFIPEG; from the exons ATGGACCAGTACTGCATCCTGGGCCGCATCGGGGAGGGCGCCCACGGCATCGTCTTCAAGGCCAAGCACGTGGAG ACTGGCGAGATAGTTGCCCTCAAGAAGGTGGCCCTAAGGCGGTTGGAGGATGGCATCCCTAACCAGGCCCTGCGGGAGATTAAGGCTCTGCAGGAGATGGAGGACAATCAGTAT GACCTGAAACCTGCCAACCTGCTCATCAGCGCCTCAGGCCAGCTCAAGATAGCGGACTTTGGCCTGGCCCGAGTCTTTTCCCCAGACAGCAGCCGCCTCTACACACACCAGGTGGCCACCAG GTGGTACCGAGCCCCTGAGCTCCTGTATGGTGCCCGCCAGTATGACCAGGGCGTCGATCTGTG GGCCGTCGGCTGCATCATGGGGGAGCTGTTGAATGGGTCCCCCCTTTTCCCGGGCGAGAACGACATTGAACAGCTTTGCTATGTGCTTCGCATCTTGGGCACACCAAACCCTCAAGTCTGGCCG GAGCTCACTGAGCTGCCAGACTACAACAAGATCTCCTTTAAGGAGCAGGCGCCCGTGCCCCTGGAGGAGGTACTGCCCGACGCCTCTCCCCAGGCATTAGATCTGCTGGGTCAGTTCCTCCTCTACCCTCCTCGCCAGCGCATCGCAGCTTCCAAG GCTCTCCTCCATCAGTACTTCTTCACAGCTCCCCTGCCTGCCCATCCATCTGAGCTGCCGATTCCTCAACGTCTAGGGGGACCTGCCCCCAAGGCCCATCCAGGGCCCCCCCACATCCATGACTTCCACGTGGACCGGCCTCTTGAAGAGTCGCTGTTGAACCCAGAGCTGATCCGGCCTTTCATCCCGGAGGGGTGA
- the CDK20 gene encoding cyclin-dependent kinase 20 isoform X4, translated as MASLTRPCGRLRLCRRWRTISMAVGCIMGELLNGSPLFPGENDIEQLCYVLRILGTPNPQVWPELTELPDYNKISFKEQAPVPLEEVLPDASPQALDLLGQFLLYPPRQRIAASKALLHQYFFTAPLPAHPSELPIPQRLGGPAPKAHPGPPHIHDFHVDRPLEESLLNPELIRPFIPEGFYVIPFSASPSLK; from the exons ATGGCATCCCTAACCAGGCCCTGCGGGAGATTAAGGCTCTGCAGGAGATGGAGGACAATCAGTAT GGCCGTCGGCTGCATCATGGGGGAGCTGTTGAATGGGTCCCCCCTTTTCCCGGGCGAGAACGACATTGAACAGCTTTGCTATGTGCTTCGCATCTTGGGCACACCAAACCCTCAAGTCTGGCCG GAGCTCACTGAGCTGCCAGACTACAACAAGATCTCCTTTAAGGAGCAGGCGCCCGTGCCCCTGGAGGAGGTACTGCCCGACGCCTCTCCCCAGGCATTAGATCTGCTGGGTCAGTTCCTCCTCTACCCTCCTCGCCAGCGCATCGCAGCTTCCAAG GCTCTCCTCCATCAGTACTTCTTCACAGCTCCCCTGCCTGCCCATCCATCTGAGCTGCCGATTCCTCAACGTCTAGGGGGACCTGCCCCCAAGGCCCATCCAGGGCCCCCCCACATCCATGACTTCCACGTGGACCGGCCTCTTGAAGAGTCGCTGTTGAACCCAGAGCTGATCCGGCCTTTCATCCCGGAGGG CTTCTACGTCATTCCTTTCTCTGCCTCACCTTCCTTAAAATGA
- the CDK20 gene encoding cyclin-dependent kinase 20 isoform X2 codes for MDQYCILGRIGEGAHGIVFKAKHVETGEIVALKKVALRRLEDGIPNQALREIKALQEMEDNQYVVQLKAVFPHGAGFVLAFEFMLSDLAEVVRHAQRPLAQAQVKSYLQMLLKGVAFCHANNIVHRDLKPANLLISASGQLKIADFGLARVFSPDSSRLYTHQVATRWYRAPELLYGARQYDQGVDLWAVGCIMGELLNGSPLFPGENDIEQLCYVLRILGTPNPQVWPELTELPDYNKISFKEQAPVPLEEVLPDASPQALDLLGQFLLYPPRQRIAASKALLHQYFFTAPLPAHPSELPIPQRLGGPAPKAHPGPPHIHDFHVDRPLEESLLNPELIRPFIPEGSSQL; via the exons ATGGACCAGTACTGCATCCTGGGCCGCATCGGGGAGGGCGCCCACGGCATCGTCTTCAAGGCCAAGCACGTGGAG ACTGGCGAGATAGTTGCCCTCAAGAAGGTGGCCCTAAGGCGGTTGGAGGATGGCATCCCTAACCAGGCCCTGCGGGAGATTAAGGCTCTGCAGGAGATGGAGGACAATCAGTAT GTGGTGCAGCTGAAGGCTGTGTTCCCACACGGAGCAGGCTTTGTGCTGGCCTTTGAGTTCATGCTGTCAGACCTGGCCGAGGTGGTGCGCCATGCCCAGAGGCCACTAGCCCAGGCACAGGTCAAGAGCTACCTGCAGATGCTGCTCAAGGGCGTCGCCTTCTGCCATGCCAACAACATTGTGCATCGG GACCTGAAACCTGCCAACCTGCTCATCAGCGCCTCAGGCCAGCTCAAGATAGCGGACTTTGGCCTGGCCCGAGTCTTTTCCCCAGACAGCAGCCGCCTCTACACACACCAGGTGGCCACCAG GTGGTACCGAGCCCCTGAGCTCCTGTATGGTGCCCGCCAGTATGACCAGGGCGTCGATCTGTG GGCCGTCGGCTGCATCATGGGGGAGCTGTTGAATGGGTCCCCCCTTTTCCCGGGCGAGAACGACATTGAACAGCTTTGCTATGTGCTTCGCATCTTGGGCACACCAAACCCTCAAGTCTGGCCG GAGCTCACTGAGCTGCCAGACTACAACAAGATCTCCTTTAAGGAGCAGGCGCCCGTGCCCCTGGAGGAGGTACTGCCCGACGCCTCTCCCCAGGCATTAGATCTGCTGGGTCAGTTCCTCCTCTACCCTCCTCGCCAGCGCATCGCAGCTTCCAAG GCTCTCCTCCATCAGTACTTCTTCACAGCTCCCCTGCCTGCCCATCCATCTGAGCTGCCGATTCCTCAACGTCTAGGGGGACCTGCCCCCAAGGCCCATCCAGGGCCCCCCCACATCCATGACTTCCACGTGGACCGGCCTCTTGAAGAGTCGCTGTTGAACCCAGAGCTGATCCGGCCTTTCATCCCGGAGGG GTCATCACAGCTGTGA